In one window of Flavobacterium ginsengisoli DNA:
- a CDS encoding galactokinase family protein produces the protein MKKITSLAPGRTCLFGDHQDYLGLPVIACAIDRNIKLIATENQTETFVLNMVDINEIRVIDIHEAFEKLESRDYFASSLRVLRRHGCKPTSGYDITITGDIPINSGTSSSSALLMAWIRFLIEAFGIDHEVTPEFLSKLGYESEVLEHGEPGGMMDHFSIGVGNIVYINTKKPFSFDVIGTELKGLITGVSGVPKETIGLLGELKGNALMAIDLVKQNYPQFDLNAC, from the coding sequence GTGAAAAAAATTACGTCATTAGCTCCTGGCCGAACCTGTCTTTTTGGAGATCATCAAGATTATTTAGGGTTGCCTGTTATAGCCTGTGCGATAGATCGAAATATTAAATTGATTGCAACAGAAAATCAGACCGAGACATTTGTTCTGAATATGGTTGATATTAATGAAATTAGAGTTATTGATATACACGAGGCTTTCGAAAAATTAGAATCAAGAGATTATTTTGCTTCCTCATTGCGCGTATTGCGCAGACACGGCTGTAAGCCTACATCTGGTTATGATATTACAATTACCGGAGACATTCCGATTAATTCGGGAACATCGAGTTCGTCGGCTTTGCTGATGGCTTGGATTCGTTTTCTGATAGAAGCTTTTGGAATAGATCATGAAGTTACGCCCGAATTTCTTTCTAAATTAGGTTATGAATCTGAAGTTTTGGAACACGGAGAACCTGGCGGAATGATGGATCATTTTAGCATTGGCGTTGGAAATATCGTTTATATCAATACAAAAAAACCGTTTTCTTTTGATGTAATAGGAACAGAATTAAAAGGATTGATTACAGGAGTTTCGGGTGTTCCAAAGGAAACTATTGGTTTGCTTGGCGAATTAAAAGGCAATGCTTTAATGGCAATTGATCTTGTAAAACAGAATTATCCACAGTTTGATTTAAATGCTTGCTGA
- a CDS encoding LacI family DNA-binding transcriptional regulator, with translation MDKKYTIKDIAQMAGVSKGTVDRVLHNRGKVSPAALEKINEVLNVIDYEPNLIARNLKSTKVYRICVLLPDPVFDPYWLPCVNGIQDAITEFKAYNVVIEIHYFNPESTKSFLKTNEAIISQSPDAVLLTPLFHKETIEIINQYDELGIMVNTFNNQVESSSIKSFVGQDLYKSGRVAASLMNLILQKGQIAIIHIDESLKNAVHMQEKERGFRSYFDEKNLPDYSLTTLKLKYSNIENKLTAFLDENPDLSGIFITTSKAYQIASILSSITDKKIALIGYDLIDKNVSFLNQGLVHFLIHQNQKRQAYLGVSTLADHFIFRKDIPETILLPIDIINVENASFYVS, from the coding sequence ATGGATAAAAAGTACACAATTAAGGATATTGCGCAAATGGCTGGAGTTTCTAAAGGAACTGTAGACCGTGTTCTGCACAACAGAGGAAAAGTCTCTCCTGCTGCACTCGAAAAGATCAATGAGGTTTTGAATGTTATTGATTATGAACCCAACTTAATTGCGCGAAATTTAAAAAGCACAAAAGTGTACCGCATTTGCGTTTTACTTCCAGATCCTGTATTTGATCCTTACTGGCTTCCTTGCGTTAACGGAATCCAAGATGCGATTACAGAATTTAAAGCTTATAATGTTGTTATAGAAATACATTATTTTAATCCAGAAAGCACCAAATCTTTTTTAAAGACCAACGAAGCGATTATTTCCCAATCACCTGATGCCGTTTTATTGACTCCGCTTTTCCATAAAGAAACCATCGAAATTATAAATCAATATGATGAACTGGGAATTATGGTTAATACTTTTAACAACCAGGTCGAATCTTCTTCTATCAAAAGTTTTGTGGGACAAGATTTGTACAAAAGCGGTCGTGTCGCCGCGAGTTTAATGAATTTGATTCTTCAGAAAGGCCAAATTGCGATTATTCATATTGATGAAAGTCTGAAAAATGCCGTTCACATGCAGGAAAAGGAACGAGGTTTTAGAAGTTATTTTGACGAAAAAAATCTTCCTGATTACTCTTTAACCACATTAAAACTGAAATATTCCAACATAGAAAATAAGCTCACTGCTTTTTTAGATGAAAATCCAGATTTAAGCGGAATTTTTATTACAACTTCCAAAGCATACCAAATCGCCTCTATTTTATCATCAATTACAGACAAAAAGATTGCTTTGATTGGCTACGATTTAATTGATAAAAATGTTAGCTTTTTAAACCAAGGCTTGGTTCATTTCTTAATTCATCAAAATCAAAAAAGGCAGGCTTATTTAGGCGTAAGCACTTTGGCTGATCATTTTATCTTCAGAAAAGACATTCCGGAAACCATTTTGCTTCCTATCGATATTATAAATGTAGAAAATGCTTCTTTTTACGTTAGTTAA
- a CDS encoding sugar MFS transporter, whose translation MTNIQSTLQLEKKSTIVPMVILTLLFFILGFVTWLNGPLIPFFELACELTSSQAYFVTFAFYIAYFVMAVPSSYIIEKVGYKNGISLGLLIIAAGAFMFYPAASSRTFLLFLLALFIMGTGLAVLQTASNPYVVVIGPRESAFARISVLGIANKLAGFVAPIVLTILILSNMQDFTADKIALMDEVAKTSALNSLALQLQTPYLYMGLIITVLALMVKFSPLPEIDLGEDGNVSELSVFKQIKNAFQHPQLVLGVITLMLYLSAEVLAGDSIGAFGKQLGVYGEEGNFYLKLTSFTMSAMVIGYILGIVLIPKYVSQVTALKVSGLLGLVLVTAIVLISPKIMIALPGTPNIPLVILLVALLGLANALCWPAIWPMALQDLGGYTKIGSAILIMGIIGGAVFPLFYGMITESINSANVAKNMQEVSKSGNQLAYLMLLPSYAMILFYAVKGHKYRKWNS comes from the coding sequence ATGACAAACATTCAAAGTACATTACAGCTGGAGAAAAAAAGTACCATTGTTCCGATGGTAATTTTAACTTTATTGTTTTTTATTCTAGGATTTGTAACCTGGCTTAACGGACCACTAATTCCGTTTTTTGAATTAGCTTGCGAACTAACTTCTTCGCAAGCCTATTTTGTGACTTTCGCATTTTATATTGCCTACTTCGTAATGGCAGTTCCTTCTTCTTATATTATTGAAAAAGTGGGATATAAAAACGGAATTTCTTTAGGATTATTGATTATCGCCGCGGGAGCATTTATGTTTTATCCAGCGGCTTCAAGTCGTACATTTCTCTTGTTTTTATTAGCTTTATTTATCATGGGAACTGGTTTGGCAGTTTTGCAGACAGCTTCAAATCCGTATGTTGTTGTAATTGGCCCAAGAGAAAGTGCTTTCGCAAGAATCAGTGTTTTAGGAATTGCAAATAAATTGGCAGGTTTTGTTGCGCCAATTGTGCTTACTATTTTGATTTTGTCTAATATGCAGGACTTTACCGCAGACAAAATTGCCTTGATGGATGAAGTCGCAAAAACTAGCGCATTAAATTCTCTTGCTTTGCAATTACAAACACCGTATCTTTATATGGGGTTGATTATTACAGTTTTAGCTTTAATGGTGAAATTTTCTCCTCTTCCAGAAATTGATTTGGGCGAAGATGGAAATGTGTCAGAATTAAGTGTTTTTAAACAAATTAAAAATGCTTTTCAGCACCCGCAATTGGTTTTAGGAGTAATAACTCTAATGTTGTATTTATCTGCCGAAGTTTTGGCGGGAGATTCGATCGGAGCTTTCGGAAAACAGTTGGGAGTTTATGGTGAAGAAGGGAATTTTTATCTCAAATTAACCTCATTTACCATGTCAGCAATGGTGATCGGCTATATTCTTGGTATAGTTTTGATTCCTAAATATGTTTCGCAAGTCACTGCTTTAAAAGTGTCTGGATTGCTTGGTTTGGTGTTGGTTACGGCAATTGTTTTGATTTCTCCAAAGATAATGATTGCATTGCCTGGAACTCCAAATATACCATTGGTGATACTTTTAGTAGCGCTTTTGGGACTCGCAAATGCATTATGCTGGCCAGCAATATGGCCAATGGCTCTGCAGGATTTAGGAGGTTATACAAAGATTGGAAGTGCTATTTTGATTATGGGAATTATCGGTGGAGCAGTTTTTCCACTTTTTTATGGAATGATCACCGAAAGTATCAATTCTGCAAATGTTGCAAAAAATATGCAAGAGGTTTCGAAAAGCGGAAATCAATTAGCTTACTTAATGTTACTGCCTTCTTATGCAATGATTTTGTTTTATGCTGTAAAAGGGCATAAATACAGGAAATGGAATAGTTGA
- a CDS encoding sugar-binding protein: MKEYHVEIIDKNEKNVTQILDSFFWEKANCLTDFTSPWNNDPVLKIEFRALWDLDYLYFNFQVFDSEVYIDRKDNSTDSICNSDRVELFFRKDEKLSPYYCLEMDVDARILDFEAYPNWNFDYNWKWPEKQLEIQSVKEQNSFTVVGRISIASLEELDLIHDNIVEIGVYRAKFSKAEDGNYEPTWISWINPNTAEPNFHIASSFGKFVLMK, encoded by the coding sequence TTGAAAGAATACCACGTAGAAATAATCGATAAAAATGAAAAGAATGTAACTCAGATTTTAGATTCTTTTTTTTGGGAAAAAGCAAATTGTTTAACTGATTTTACTTCGCCATGGAATAATGATCCAGTTCTGAAAATTGAATTTCGTGCGCTTTGGGATTTAGATTATCTGTATTTTAATTTTCAAGTTTTTGATTCAGAGGTTTATATTGATCGAAAAGACAATTCTACAGATAGTATTTGTAATTCAGATAGAGTAGAGCTGTTTTTTAGAAAAGATGAAAAACTAAGTCCCTATTATTGTTTGGAAATGGATGTAGATGCACGTATTTTGGATTTTGAAGCTTATCCGAACTGGAATTTTGATTACAATTGGAAATGGCCAGAAAAACAGTTAGAAATACAATCGGTAAAAGAACAAAATTCTTTTACTGTTGTGGGTAGAATCAGTATTGCTTCACTAGAAGAATTAGATTTGATCCATGATAATATTGTGGAAATTGGAGTTTACCGAGCTAAATTCTCTAAAGCTGAAGACGGAAATTATGAACCAACATGGATTTCTTGGATAAATCCAAATACAGCAGAACCGAATTTTCATATTGCTTCTTCTTTTGGTAAATTTGTTTTGATGAAGTAA
- a CDS encoding carboxypeptidase-like regulatory domain-containing protein, with translation MKLLTQKKPRDFRIKNLSSKEIGITVLSLLVFTCQASAASSINISDKNKTALFFEKTVKGTVTDQNGMPLPGANVTVKGSSKGVQTDVDGSFVITVPDNATKLVITYIGMEDQEVAIGTTPLKIAMKEAGQKLEEVVIGYGKAKKKDITGSVASVGKDNLNLGGTVSNVGQALQGRASGVQVQQNSYAPGTSPTIVVRGGNSITTSNAPLYVVDGFITSTGASISPNDIESIQILKDACFYCHLWFKRRKWCYHDYY, from the coding sequence ATGAAATTATTAACCCAAAAAAAGCCAAGAGATTTTCGGATTAAAAATTTATCCAGCAAAGAAATCGGAATAACGGTTCTCTCGTTATTAGTTTTTACATGTCAAGCCTCTGCAGCTTCTTCTATAAATATTTCGGATAAGAACAAAACGGCGTTGTTTTTTGAAAAAACAGTAAAAGGTACTGTAACAGATCAAAATGGCATGCCTCTTCCTGGTGCGAATGTTACGGTTAAAGGCTCGTCTAAAGGTGTTCAAACGGATGTAGATGGAAGCTTTGTTATTACAGTTCCTGATAATGCTACAAAACTTGTGATTACTTACATTGGTATGGAAGATCAAGAAGTAGCTATTGGAACTACTCCTTTAAAAATTGCCATGAAAGAAGCAGGGCAAAAACTAGAAGAAGTAGTAATTGGATACGGAAAAGCAAAGAAAAAAGACATTACTGGTTCTGTTGCTTCTGTTGGAAAAGACAACTTAAACTTAGGTGGTACTGTTTCAAACGTTGGACAGGCATTACAAGGACGTGCTTCTGGAGTTCAAGTTCAACAGAACAGTTATGCTCCTGGAACATCTCCTACTATAGTTGTTAGAGGAGGAAACTCTATTACAACATCAAATGCTCCATTATATGTAGTTGATGGTTTTATTACAAGTACTGGTGCATCTATTAGTCCAAATGACATAGAAAGCATTCAGATTCTTAAAGATGCTTGCTTCTACTGCCATTTATGGTTCAAGAGGAGGAAATGGTGTTATCATGATTACTACTAA
- a CDS encoding sugar phosphate nucleotidyltransferase — MHDSLVILAGGASSRMKKEAVTDNLSPEEIAQANERSKGLIGVGSSGRPLLDYLLWNAKKAGYKNIYIIIGEQGELFKEFYGSKMKDNDFHGLNISFAVQYIPEGRVKPFGTADALFQAVEQYPELNSQFYSVCNSDNLYSAEALRALRETESPNAFISYDRDAMDFPLERISRFAIAKLDQNNQLLDILEKPTEEDLEQYKDAEGKIRVSMNAFKFNGKTLYIHLKNCPVHPERDEKELPTVLLNSVKENPNTTIGIPFSEHVPDLTAKEDIAEVKTYLAKYYPDLNWNNKN, encoded by the coding sequence ATGCATGACAGTTTAGTAATTCTAGCCGGCGGAGCTTCTTCTCGTATGAAGAAAGAAGCGGTTACAGATAATTTATCTCCAGAAGAAATTGCGCAGGCCAACGAAAGAAGTAAAGGTTTAATAGGTGTTGGTTCAAGCGGAAGACCTCTTTTGGATTATCTTTTATGGAATGCGAAAAAAGCAGGCTATAAAAATATCTATATTATAATAGGAGAACAAGGAGAATTATTTAAAGAGTTTTATGGAAGTAAAATGAAGGATAACGATTTTCACGGACTCAATATTTCATTTGCTGTTCAGTATATTCCTGAAGGAAGAGTAAAGCCTTTTGGAACTGCAGATGCTCTGTTTCAAGCTGTAGAGCAATATCCAGAGCTAAATTCGCAGTTTTATTCGGTTTGCAATAGCGATAATTTGTATTCGGCTGAAGCATTGCGTGCTTTAAGGGAAACCGAAAGTCCGAATGCTTTTATTAGTTATGATCGCGATGCAATGGATTTTCCGCTAGAGCGTATTTCCCGTTTTGCAATTGCAAAATTGGACCAGAATAATCAGTTGTTGGATATTTTAGAAAAGCCTACAGAAGAAGATTTGGAGCAATATAAAGATGCAGAAGGAAAAATACGTGTTAGTATGAATGCTTTTAAGTTTAACGGCAAGACTTTATATATACATCTTAAAAATTGTCCTGTTCATCCAGAGCGTGATGAAAAGGAGCTTCCGACGGTTCTTTTGAACTCCGTTAAGGAAAATCCGAATACAACGATCGGAATTCCGTTTTCTGAGCACGTTCCTGACCTGACTGCTAAAGAAGATATTGCCGAAGTAAAAACATATTTGGCAAAATATTATCCTGATTTAAATTGGAATAATAAAAATTAA